The genomic window TGGATCTCCACCGGCCAACTCGACATCGCGCAACGGGTGCTCCGCCGGACGCTCGCCGTGCTGCGGCCGTGGATCGCGGCCGGCACCCCGGTCGTCGGCCTGGAGCCGTCGTGCACCGCCGTCTTCCGCGCCGACGCCCCCGAGCTGATGCCGGACGACGAAGACGCCAAGCGGCTCGCGGGGCAGTTCCTCACCTTTTCCGAGCTGTTGCTGCACCGCGCTCCCGCCGGATGGCGGCCGCCGACGCTCGCCCGGGCCGCCACCGTGCAGACCCACTGCCACCAGCATGCCGTGACGAGGTTCGACGCCGACCGCGAGCTGATGCGCCGCGCGGGTATCGACGCGGACGTCCTGGACGAGGGCTGCTGCGGGCTGGCCGGGAACTTCGGCTTCGAAGCCGGGCACCACGAACTGTCCATGAAGATCGCGGAGTCGGGTGTGCTGCCTGCGGTACGGGACACCGCGCCCGGCGCCCTGGTGCTGGCCGACGGATTCAGCTGCCGCACCCAGATCGAGCAGGGTGGCACGGGCCGGAGCGCCCTGCACCTGGCCGAGGCGCTGGCAATGGCGCTGGACGGGCCGCCGCCCGCCGACCGTCCCGAGAAGGCGGCCGCCAGACCCGCCGCGCCCACGCGTGCCGCGGCCCGTATCGCGACCGGCACCGCGGCGCTGGCCGTCGCCGGGGCCGCCGTGGGAGCCGCCTACGCCCTGACGCGCCGCCGGCGCCGGTGACCGCCACCCCGCCGAACTCGTGCCTGCCGCAAAGAGAGGAAGAACCACCGTGTCGATCAAGGTCTCCGACCACGTACTCCAGCGCCTGCGCGAATGGGACGTCGAGCACGTCTTCGCCTACGCCGGCGACGGCATCAACGGCCTGCTGGCCGCGTGGGGCCGCGCCGAGAACAAACCGCGGTTCATCCAGGCCAGGCACGAGGAGATGGCCGCCTTCCAGGCCGTCGGCTACGCCAAGTTCTCCGGCAAGGTCGGCGTCTGCGCCGCCACGTCGGGCCCCGGGGCGATCCACCTGCTCAACGGCCTGTACGACGCCAAGCTCGACCACGTCCCGGTCGTCGCCATCGTCGGCCAGACCAACCGCAGCGCGATGGGCGGCAGCTACCAGCAGGAGGTCGACCTGCTGAGCCTGTACAAGGACGTCGCGGCCGACTTCTGCGAGATGGTCACCGTCCCCGAGCAGCTGCCGAACGTCCTGGACCGGGCGATCCGCACCGCCTACGCCAAACGCACCGTCACCGCGGTGATCATCCCCGCCGACGTCCAGGAACTGGACTACTCCCCGCCCACCCACGACTTCAAGATGGTGCCCTCCAGTCTCGGCATGTCCTCCTACGCCCCCGTCCCGGCCGCACCGGACCTCCAGCAGGCCGCCGAGCTGCTCAACGCGGGCGAGAAGGTCGCGATCCTGGTCGGCCAGGGCGCGCGCGGCGCGCGCAGGGAGGTCGAGCAGGCCGCCGACCTGCTCGGCGCCGGCGTCGCCAAGGCGCTGCTCGGCAAGGACGTCCTGTCCGACGAACTCCCCTACGTCACCGGGTCGATCGGCCTGCTCGGCACCCGCCCGTCCTACGAGTTGATGCGGGACTGCGACACCCTGCTGGTGATCGGCTCCAGCTTCCCCTACACCCAGTTCCTCCCCGACTTCGGGCACGCCCGCGCCGTCCAGATCGACATCGACCCCTTCATGGTCGGGCTGCGCTACCCCTTCGAGGTCAACCTCGTCGGCGACGCGCAGGAGACCCTGCGGGCGCTGCTGCCGCACCTGGAACGCAAGGAGCACGGCGCGTGGCGGAAGACGGTGGAGAAGAACACCGCCCGCTGGTGGGAGGTCATGCAGCGGCGGGCCGCCGTCGACGCCGACCCGGTCAACCCCGAACACGTCGTCCACGCCCTCGACGACCTGCTGCCCCCCGACGTCATGCTGTCCGCGGACTCCGGCTCGTCGGCGAACTGGTACGCCCGCCACCTGCGGATGCGCGGCGACATGCGCGGCTCGCTGTCCGGCACGCTGGCCACCATGGGGCCCGGCGTCCCCTACGCCATCGGCGCCAAGTTCGCCCACCCCGACCGCCCGGCCATCGCCCTGGTCGGTGACGGCGCCATGCAGATGAACGGCATGGCCGAACTCATCACCGCCGCCAAGTACTGGCAGGACTGGACGGACCCCCGGCTGATCGTCGCCGTACTGAACAACCAGGACCTCAACCAGGTCACCTGGGAGATGCGGGCCATGGGCGGCGCCCCGCAGTTCCTGCCCTCCCAGTCCCTCCCCGACGTGGCCTACGCGGACTTCGCCCGCTCCCTCGGCCTCGGCGGCGTGCGCGTCGAGAAGCCGGAAGAAGTTCTGGACGCCTGGCAGCGGGCGCTGGCCGCCGATCGGCCGTTCGTCATCGACTTCCGCACCGACCCGGCCGTCCCGCCGATCCCTCCGCACGCGAGCTGGGACCAGATCGAAGCCGCCGCCTCCTCGATCCTGCACGGCGACAGCGACCGCGCCGGCATGGTCCGCCAAGGCCTGAAGGCCAAGGTGCAGGAGATGCTGCCCGGCCGCCACCACCGCGACGACCGCCCCGGGGCCGAGGACTGAACCCCGTGCGCCACCGAACGGTGCACAACGCCGGCCGGCTGGACGTGCCGCAGGACCAGCCGGCGCCCGGGCCGCCCCGCCCGGGCGCCGACCCGGCGGTGGACGCCGTCGAGACCGCGCCTACGCGGTGCCCACCGACTCGCCGGAGGCGGACGGCACCCTGACCTGGGACGCCGAAACCGAGTCCGGCACGAGGTCTGCGCCGGCCTGGCCACGCTCGGAATCAGCGGCCGCGGCGCCCGTCAGGCGAGGTGGGCGACGCGTGGGGGCGAGGGCTCAGTGAGCGCAGGTGGGGAGTCTGCGTGCGGCATCGGCCATGTTCGCTGCCTGGAGCGCGTGGAGGAGCCCGTAGCCGAAGGTGTCCGCGCCCGCCTGGTGGGCCTCGTCGGCCAGGGATGCCAGTGCGCGGCGGGCGACAGCGGCGTCCTGGTGGTCGCCCAGCACCTGCTGGAGCTGCTTGGTGCGCTTGCGCAGAGTGCGGGCGCGCTTGCCGCCGTAGGGCAGTGCGGTCTCGGCGGTGTGCCGGGCGCGCCGGGACGCTTTGCGCACCTGGTGCAGGGCCCGTTCGCGCTCCGGCCCTTCGCCTGCCTGCTCGGCGGCGGCCAGGCGGCGGGTGAGGCGCCGGCGGTCGGCTTCGGCCGCCTTGCGCAGCAGCTTCTTGGCGGGCTCGCGCGCCTTGCCACGCAGCGGGGGGTCGGCAAGCAGGTCGTCGAAGTCATCGAGCAGGGCGAAGTAGCGTGCCGAACCGAGGGTTTCGACGGCCGTGCGCCAGGCCGCGGTGTGCCGGGCGTCCTCCTGCTTGCGCAGTCGGCGGGCGAGCCCTTGGGCGGCGGCGCGAACGTCGGGGTCGGGGTCCTCCCGCCGTAGCCGGGACGCCTGCGCGGGAAGCCGCCGGGCCAGCACCTCGTGGTCTCGGGCGTCCGCCAGCACGCCTGTCAGCCAGTGCAGTTCGCGGGAGACGGGGTCGGTGCGCGACCGGTCCAGCACCCGCTGCCCGGCACGCAGGATGTTGCGGAGGCGTCGGGCCGCGGAGCGCATCCGGTGGAGCGCGTCGGGTGCGTCGGTGCGCGTTCCCGCGTCGGCCCGCAGGAGAGCGGAGACCTGCGTGCCGAGCCGGTCCATCACCGCCTCCCCCATCGACCCGGCCGTCATCCGCCGGGCCGCGGGCTCGGGCCCGGCGGCACCGACAGCGGCGAGTTCGTCGGCCAGGGCACGGTCGAGCTTGCGGGAGACGGTGGCGGGATGCCAGCCGGTGGCGTCGAGGCGGCGGGTTACGGCGGCCAGCAGGGCGGGGGTGCCGTCGATCAGCTCGACCTCGATCTCCGCCCACTGGGTGATC from Streptomyces sp. NBC_01198 includes these protein-coding regions:
- a CDS encoding thiamine pyrophosphate-requiring protein translates to MSIKVSDHVLQRLREWDVEHVFAYAGDGINGLLAAWGRAENKPRFIQARHEEMAAFQAVGYAKFSGKVGVCAATSGPGAIHLLNGLYDAKLDHVPVVAIVGQTNRSAMGGSYQQEVDLLSLYKDVAADFCEMVTVPEQLPNVLDRAIRTAYAKRTVTAVIIPADVQELDYSPPTHDFKMVPSSLGMSSYAPVPAAPDLQQAAELLNAGEKVAILVGQGARGARREVEQAADLLGAGVAKALLGKDVLSDELPYVTGSIGLLGTRPSYELMRDCDTLLVIGSSFPYTQFLPDFGHARAVQIDIDPFMVGLRYPFEVNLVGDAQETLRALLPHLERKEHGAWRKTVEKNTARWWEVMQRRAAVDADPVNPEHVVHALDDLLPPDVMLSADSGSSANWYARHLRMRGDMRGSLSGTLATMGPGVPYAIGAKFAHPDRPAIALVGDGAMQMNGMAELITAAKYWQDWTDPRLIVAVLNNQDLNQVTWEMRAMGGAPQFLPSQSLPDVAYADFARSLGLGGVRVEKPEEVLDAWQRALAADRPFVIDFRTDPAVPPIPPHASWDQIEAAASSILHGDSDRAGMVRQGLKAKVQEMLPGRHHRDDRPGAED
- a CDS encoding CYTH and CHAD domain-containing protein codes for the protein MTTAHSEREATFEGTGLFDPQDLRRLAAVDRVREEPPEELDAIYYDTSDLRLLTHGVTLRRRSGGHDAGWHVKLPTDTSARLEVHAPLKARKAGAVPGELLDRTAAYARGRPLVPVAHLRTHRRRHVLLDEHERRLAEVAQDEVAAQTLDPRAKDRAGGEGGTRITQWAEIEVELIDGTPALLAAVTRRLDATGWHPATVSRKLDRALADELAAVGAAGPEPAARRMTAGSMGEAVMDRLGTQVSALLRADAGTRTDAPDALHRMRSAARRLRNILRAGQRVLDRSRTDPVSRELHWLTGVLADARDHEVLARRLPAQASRLRREDPDPDVRAAAQGLARRLRKQEDARHTAAWRTAVETLGSARYFALLDDFDDLLADPPLRGKAREPAKKLLRKAAEADRRRLTRRLAAAEQAGEGPERERALHQVRKASRRARHTAETALPYGGKRARTLRKRTKQLQQVLGDHQDAAVARRALASLADEAHQAGADTFGYGLLHALQAANMADAARRLPTCAH